From the Fusarium poae strain DAOMC 252244 chromosome Unknown contig_4, whole genome shotgun sequence genome, one window contains:
- a CDS encoding uncharacterized protein (MEROPS:MER0004931) produces MSSRVTRLKVSMAREGISVMVLSKPEHICYLTGFNATIWSHPAFAILTEDSAKPILLANALRKHKAENTPGVRINHFYGHWFGAEPTASNWPEALQILVAQGSSVGKRIGIERKFISLDFYDALTSALPDAKFVGVDDLLQECRSVKDEDEIANARIAAKIAGAGLAAAKERAHAGGSEYETFFAAKCAMYKLWSKTYPDADIHGFGSLEGGKFDGFDVWVLFGERKFMQTASPTSRRLEDGEAGSVLIWSVINGRHVELEDTVWKGELSNSEKTAIADANEIRGAVVELIRPGLPLSAPYEKACEMLAERGYTKPARIGHNVGLGPHEQGSIDGFAAGSFKAGMIVAIEPNANIRGRFKTQISRTYLVTSESCECLNPESDG; encoded by the coding sequence ATGTCAAGCCGAGTAACTCGTCTTAAAGTCAGCATGGCGAGAGAAGGCATCAGCGTGATGGTGCTGTCGAAACCCGAACACATTTGCTACTTGACTGGCTTCAACGCGACCATTTGGTCCCACCCCGCATTCGCGATTTTGACAGAGGATAGTGCCAAACCTATCCTTCTTGCAAACGCACTCCGCAAACACAAAGCTGAGAACACTCCCGGCGTTCGCATCAATCACTTCTACGGACATTGGTTCGGCGCTGAACCGACAGCGTCAAACTGGCCTGAGGCACTGCAAATCCTCGTCGCCCAGGGAAGCTCTGTGGGAAAGAGGATCGGGATTGAGCGCAAGTTCATTTCACTGGATTTCTACGATGCTTTGACGAGCGCACTGCCGGATGCGAAATTCGTTGGAGTCGACGACCTCCTGCAAGAATGCCGGAGCgtcaaggatgaggatgaaatcGCGAATGCACGTATCGCTGCTAAGATcgccggcgccggcttagcTGCAGCGAAAGAACGAGCCCATGCCGGGGGTAGCGAGTACGAAACATTCTTCGCCGCCAAATGCGCAATGTACAAGTTGTGGAGCAAAACCTATCCCGATGCCGACATCCACGGCTTTGGCTCGTTGGAAGGCGGCAAATTTGACGGATTTGATGTTTGGGTTCTTTTTGGTGAACGAAAATTCATGCAGACCGCCTCACCCACCTCGCGCAGACTCGAAGATGGAGAGGCGGGTTCAGTGCTGATCTGGAGCGTCATCAATGGGAGGCATGTTGAATTGGAGGACACCGTCTGGAAGGGAGAACTGTCCAACTCAGAAAAGACGGCAATCGCGGACGCAAATGAGATTCGTGGCGCAGTCGTTGAATTAATTCGACCTGGGTTACCTCTCTCTGCTCCGTACGAAAAGGCTTGCGAGATGCTGGCGGAGCGCGGCTACACAAAACCCGCCCGTATCGGTCACAATGTCGGACTCGGTCCGCATGAACAAGGTTCAATCGACGGCTTTGCTGCAGGCTCATTCAAAGCCGGCATGATTGTTGCGATTGAACCTAACGCCAATATCCGGGGAAGGTTCAAGACTCAGATATCAAGAACTTACCTCGTAACAAGCGAGTCATGCGAGTGTCTGAATCCCGAAAGCGACGGTTAA